In the genome of Variovorax sp. PAMC26660, the window CGCACCCGATAGCCCACGGCCAGAATGGCGTCCAGGTTGTAGTGCGCCACGCGGTAGTTCTTGCCGTCGGCGGCAGTTGTCAACCGTTGGTTGACAACTGAATCTGGGCTCAACTCCTGCTCTGCAAAGATGGCTTTGAGGTGCTTGGCAATGTTCTGCTTGCTGGTCTGGAACAGCTCCGCCATTTCAAGCTGGGCCAGCCATACCGTGCCCAGATCGGCACGGAGCTGAATCTGGCTGTTGCCGTCCTCTGTGGTGTAAAGAATCAAGTCATTCATGCTGCAGGCGCTCCGGCTCTTCTCTTCGCGGGCGGCTCAAAGACCTCAGGCAGCACGAACTCATATCGCCCCAAAAACGCATCAAGAATCTGCCGAAACAACTTCTTGTTGTCGTCCACCATCACCGAAGGCTGGTAGATGTCGTACTTGCCGTGGCTCAGCAAGTTGAGCGCGCGGGAAAACAGCTCAGCATCATCCAGCCCGTGAATGCAGGCCGAGAAATCGTCGCGCCCAAAAAAGGTGGCTGTCTTCTCCAAAATACTGCGCAGCATATTGAAATGGTAGGTGTACAGAGTGCCACCATGGGCCGCCTTTTGCAGTTCCGCCAACATCGACACATGGTGAAAAAACGGTGTGTCATCCGTTGCACGCAACGTGTAGGCGGTGCCTCGCTCAGGGCGCTGCAGAAGGTACTTCTTGTGTGCATCTTTCTTCAATTCATTGCACACCACATTGAAAAACAGCGCGTGGTGGGATGACACCACCGCCTTGATGGGCGCGGGAACCATACGCGGGGCCATGTCCACTTCGCCCGGTCCGTCGGCCACCACCGCTTCAGGTCGGGTTCTGCTTTTGGCCTTGCGCAGCAGCTTGGCCAGATCGCTGGCGACTGCGATGGCGTTGTTGTCGTCCAGCGACGTGATGGGGTCGTCGATGTAGAGGTACTTGACCCACGCGTACGTTTCCAGCCCATCGATCACCCGCTCGCAAATGGCCATGAACAGGCACCAGATGAAGATGTTCTCTTCGCCGCGGGATATCTTGATGTGGCGGGCGTCCTCGCCCTTGCGGAAGCTGACGGTCCATTGGTCGTAGTCAATGTCGAACAGAAAGTCCGCATAGCGACCAAGGTAGTAGCCGATACGCTCGTCCAAGGCCAAGTCCTTCAAACCCTTGAAGAACTTCGAGTGGGTGTTGATATGCAGACGCCGCTCGCTGTCCTTCTCCAGATCGTTGTCCCAGGAGAACAGGTCTTCGGTGAAGGCGTTGAAGTAGAGCGTATCGCTCACCGTCTCCGTAATGGTCAACGCTTGGTTCACGTGGTCATTGACATTCATGGGGCGCGAAATCTGCTTCTTGCCCGCATCCTTGAACGCCATTGAAAGCCGGGTCTTGCCAGTGCCGTTGTACGCATAGAGCAGCACGAAGTCTTGATTGCCACCGTTCAAGTCATCGCGAAGCCGGGCAACCAGCTTGCGCATGTCGTTGAAGCGATGAATTTTCGGCTTCTCGCTCATGCCTCAATGGCCTGTGCGAAGGGGAAAAGCTGTTGCATCAAACCCTTCTTGTGGGCCTTAAAGGTTTCGAGTTCTTGGCTGGCGACAGTGATGAGGTTGTCGAGAGAAGTAAGGCAGTCTGCGATTCGCTTTTGCTCTTTAAACTCTGGCATCAATATGGGTAATACGCTCAATATTTCATTGTTGATATTTTTTTGGGCTGCCGCAGGAGCAATTTTTTTCAGGTACTCCTTTTTGCCTCTGACCGCTAGCTCTAAAAATTCTGCAAAGACACCATCCTTTGGAATCAGTCCAGCCACGCTGTCCGTGAAACACGCCTCGTGCTCAAGTAAGCCTGTGTCGCCAATATTTGCTGCAATGGTAATTAGAACAATTGGTGGTTTGAAAAGCTTACTGACACTGAGCCCCTGCTCATTTAACGTCTGACTTGCTCGTACTGCGCCACCGTTTGATTTGACAACATCGCCCGTTTGGATGAATGGATACTTGCCGCCGAAGAACCGTGGATCGTTTCGGGGTCGATGTGAAAACTTACCGCGCTGGATAGTGCAGATTGCCCCAAGATTCTTCTCCGTCCAACTCCCTGCGTACTGAAACTCAGGAAAGCGCAGACGCGGTTGGGTTTCGCCCTCGCGGGGGAGGAGCTGCTGCATCAGTCCCTTTTTATGGGTTTTGAGCACGTCCACTTTGCGGACCTGTGCGGCGATCAGTTCATCCAATGAACTCAGGCAGTCGGCGATCTTCTGTTGCTCTGCTGCAGTCGGAACAGGCAGACGAAGTTCAGAAAACTGCCTGTAGCTGATCATCTTTCCATCACGCAGGCCTTCAAGGTTTCTCGTTAGGATTTGAATGAACCTGTCAGTCTTTAGGTAGTGCCTGAAATAAGCATCGTTTCCTTCACTTCGCCGCCGAAGGACAACGTAGGCCGGACTACATATTCCCTGAAATTGTGAGTATTCAATACCCCCTTGAAACGACCTGAGGCTAATGACGAAGTCACCTACTTGAACGACCTTGTAGGATTCAATGCTCTTTTCAGTCACCGAGACGTGGTAGTCAATCATGTGACGCGGGATTGCGCCATGTTCTTGAGTCACCGCCAATACGGGAAGACCGGGCTCGAGGTTTTTATCGCTGATTTGGTCAAAAAGGTCGCCGCCAAATTGATCTTTCCAGCCCGGCTTACTCCTAAATTCAGGGAAGCGCAGTCTGGGTACGAGCGACGCTTTTTCCTTAACTCTCATACGCACTCAATCCCGAAATATCTCGCCCCTGTGCGCGCTTCTGTAACAGCGGCAGCAGCTCCTTCATCAGCGCCATTTCGGATTGGGCGCGGGCCTTCCAGCCCAAGCCCAGAGGGGTCATGAGGTCACTCAAGGCATCTCCATCAAAAATCATGCGCTGCAAGATGCCATCCACAAATGCTTGAACAGCAGCAGGCGCAAGCTGGTGCCGGGTAGCGATGTCGGCCAGTTCGGCGCTGTCATTCACTTTTTTGAAGCGGGTATACCCCTCGCGGATGGCGGTTTCGCTCAGGCCTTCACCCGCCTTCAGCGTGTTGATATAGGCGGCAATGTCGTCGCGCTCATTCATGAATTTGGCGTCGGCCTGGATAAGGCCAACGAGCTCTTCGCGGCTCATCTTCTGCTTGCCGCCTGACCCCTGCTGGGAGTAGCGAGCCATCAGGCCCATGATGTAGTCATAGTCGATGACAGCAGATGCGAACAGCACAAACTCGAAGTCGAGCTGGTCCACATCTGCAGAGTCGCCGTCTTTCGCTTCGCCGCCCTTGTCCCGCAGGGCCTGTTGTTGCTTGAGGCGCTGGGCTGTTTCCAGGTATGCGCCGCGAAAGCCTTGCAGGTTCTCCGCGGGCAATATCTGCTCGATCGCAGTGGCGTTGTCTTCGGTCAGGTCGGTGTACTGGTCGAGCTGGGTTTTCAGGCGCTGCACGTCCTTGAAGTTCTGGATGAAGGCCGCGCGCGCGTCATCACCCTTGAGATGGGGTACCGACTCCGGTGCGCACGCCAGCCCTTGGGACTGCATGAAGTCGGTGAGCTTTTGCACGGCTGCGTCCAGCTTCTCAATGACCACGGGGGCCTTGTCCACCAGCCAGATTTCGCGGGCCTGCTCGCTCGTCTGCTCACCCGAAAAAAGGGCAATGGCTGCATCGACATTGCCCTGCTGCTGGCGAAAGTCGAGGATGTTGCCGTAGGGCTTGGTGCCGTTGAGCACGCGGTTCGTGCGTGAGAACGCCTGGATCAAGCCGTGGTACTTGAGGTTCTTGTCCACGTACAGCGTGTTCAGGTACTTGGAGTCAAACCCGGTGAGCAGCATGTCCACCACGATGGTGATGTCGATCTTCTTGGCCGCTGGGTAGTCGGCATTGGGCCATTGATGGTCTTTGATGCGCTTTTGCACGTCCTGGTAGTACAGGTCGAACTCGCTGATGCTGTGGTTGCTGCCGTACCGCTGGTTGTAGTCGGTCAGGATGGACTTGAGGGCTTCCTTCTTCTTGTCGGGCTCGACCTCGTTGTCTGCCTTTTCCTGTGGCAGGTCTTCCTGGATCTGCTTCACATCGGCATTGCCTTCGGCCGGCGGCGAGAACACGCAGGCAATGTTCAGCGGCTGGAAGTCGGGGTCGGCTTGCTGGCGGGCCTTTTGCAGTTCGTCGAACAGGCCGTAGTACTCGATGGCGTCGTTGATGCTGTTGGTGGCCAGAACGGCGTTGAAACGGCGCGTGGCGGTGGCGGTGTCGTGCTTGGCGAGGATGGCGTCGATCACCGCCCGCTTGGCCAGGGCCTCGCCGGGTTTCGGTGGGTTCTTGCCCTCGGGCTTGTAGTAGTCCACATGGAAGCGCAGCACGTTCGCGTCTTCGATGGCGTGGGTGATGGTGTAGGCGTGAAGCTGCTGCTGGAAGAGGTCTTCCGTCGTTCTGAAATGCCCCTCGTCGCCCTCGAACTGCTTGGCGGTGGCGTTCTTTGCAAAGATCGGCGTGCCGGTGAAGCCGAACAGCTGTGCCTTGGGGAAGAACTCCTTGATGGCATCGTGGTTTGCGCCAAATTGAGAGCGGTGGCACTCGTCAAAAATGAACGCGATGCGCTTGTCGCGCAGCGGTGCCAACTGCTCTTTGTAGGTGGCTTTGCCGTCTTTCTTTTGCTGCTTGTTGCGCTTGCTGGTTTCATCCAGCGCCAGGCCCAGCTTCTGGATGGTGGTGACGATGACCTTGTCGGCGTAGTCGTCTGACAGCAGGCGGCGCACCAGCGCGGCGGTGTTGGTGTTCTCCTCTACGCAGCCTTCCTGGAAGCGGTTGAATTCCTCGCGGGTTTGGCGGTCCAGGTCTTTGCGGTCCACGACAAAGAGGCACTTTTCGATATCGGGGTTGTCCTTGAGCAGCGTGGAGGCCTTGAAAGACGTAAGCGTCTTGCCGCTGCCGGTGGTATGCCAGACGTAGCCGTTGCCGCTGTTCTGGTGGATGCATTCCACGATGTGCTTGACCGCGTACACTTGGTAGGGCCGCATCATCAGCAGCTTCTGCTCGCTGGCCACCAGCACCATGTAGCGGCTGATGGTCTGGCCCAACGTGCATTTGACGAGGAAGGTCTCGGCAAAGCTGTCCAAGTGGGTGATCTTCTTGTTGGCCTCGTCTGCAAACTGGTAGATCGGCAAGAAACGCTCGTCGGCGTTGAACGCGAAGTGGCGCGCGTTGTTGTTGGCGAAGTAGTAAGTGTTCGTGCGGTTGCTGACGATGAAGATCTGCAAGAAGCACAGCAGCGTCTTGCTGTAGCCGTTGCCGGGGTCGTTCTTGTAGTCGACGACTTGCTCCATGGCGCGGCGGGGGGTAATGCCCAGCGTTTTCAGTTCGATCTGCACGCACGGCACGCCGTTGATGAGGATCAACACGTCGTAACGGTGGTGGCTGTTGTCGGTGTTGATGCGCAGCTGGCTAACAACCTCGAAGGTGTTCTTGCACCAGTCCTTGATGTTGACCAAGGTGTAGTTCAGCGGAGTTCCGTCGTCCCGCGTAAACGCGTTGCGCTCGCGCAGGGTGCGGGCTGCGGTGAATACATCGGGGGTGACGATGCCGTCTAGCAGGCGGGTGAACTCGCCATCGGACAGGTGCACGCGGTTGAGCGCTTCGAACTTCTCGCGGAAGTTGCGCTCGAGCGCGGCACGGTCACGGATTTCGGGGCGATAGTCGTACTTGAGCTGCTGGAGCTTGCCGATGAAACCGTATTCGATGTGCTCTTCCTTGACGACGAGACGGGTCGCGCCGGACGGCATGTCGTAGGTGGTTTTGGGTGAAGGCATCGCGCGGCTAAAGGTGGTGTTCGCTTATTGTGGCCGATAGTTCCTGGTCGATTGAGCTGCGGCGAGTAGCGGTAC includes:
- a CDS encoding type I restriction endonuclease subunit R → MPSPKTTYDMPSGATRLVVKEEHIEYGFIGKLQQLKYDYRPEIRDRAALERNFREKFEALNRVHLSDGEFTRLLDGIVTPDVFTAARTLRERNAFTRDDGTPLNYTLVNIKDWCKNTFEVVSQLRINTDNSHHRYDVLILINGVPCVQIELKTLGITPRRAMEQVVDYKNDPGNGYSKTLLCFLQIFIVSNRTNTYYFANNNARHFAFNADERFLPIYQFADEANKKITHLDSFAETFLVKCTLGQTISRYMVLVASEQKLLMMRPYQVYAVKHIVECIHQNSGNGYVWHTTGSGKTLTSFKASTLLKDNPDIEKCLFVVDRKDLDRQTREEFNRFQEGCVEENTNTAALVRRLLSDDYADKVIVTTIQKLGLALDETSKRNKQQKKDGKATYKEQLAPLRDKRIAFIFDECHRSQFGANHDAIKEFFPKAQLFGFTGTPIFAKNATAKQFEGDEGHFRTTEDLFQQQLHAYTITHAIEDANVLRFHVDYYKPEGKNPPKPGEALAKRAVIDAILAKHDTATATRRFNAVLATNSINDAIEYYGLFDELQKARQQADPDFQPLNIACVFSPPAEGNADVKQIQEDLPQEKADNEVEPDKKKEALKSILTDYNQRYGSNHSISEFDLYYQDVQKRIKDHQWPNADYPAAKKIDITIVVDMLLTGFDSKYLNTLYVDKNLKYHGLIQAFSRTNRVLNGTKPYGNILDFRQQQGNVDAAIALFSGEQTSEQAREIWLVDKAPVVIEKLDAAVQKLTDFMQSQGLACAPESVPHLKGDDARAAFIQNFKDVQRLKTQLDQYTDLTEDNATAIEQILPAENLQGFRGAYLETAQRLKQQQALRDKGGEAKDGDSADVDQLDFEFVLFASAVIDYDYIMGLMARYSQQGSGGKQKMSREELVGLIQADAKFMNERDDIAAYINTLKAGEGLSETAIREGYTRFKKVNDSAELADIATRHQLAPAAVQAFVDGILQRMIFDGDALSDLMTPLGLGWKARAQSEMALMKELLPLLQKRAQGRDISGLSAYES
- a CDS encoding restriction endonuclease subunit S; the encoded protein is MRVKEKASLVPRLRFPEFRSKPGWKDQFGGDLFDQISDKNLEPGLPVLAVTQEHGAIPRHMIDYHVSVTEKSIESYKVVQVGDFVISLRSFQGGIEYSQFQGICSPAYVVLRRRSEGNDAYFRHYLKTDRFIQILTRNLEGLRDGKMISYRQFSELRLPVPTAAEQQKIADCLSSLDELIAAQVRKVDVLKTHKKGLMQQLLPREGETQPRLRFPEFQYAGSWTEKNLGAICTIQRGKFSHRPRNDPRFFGGKYPFIQTGDVVKSNGGAVRASQTLNEQGLSVSKLFKPPIVLITIAANIGDTGLLEHEACFTDSVAGLIPKDGVFAEFLELAVRGKKEYLKKIAPAAAQKNINNEILSVLPILMPEFKEQKRIADCLTSLDNLITVASQELETFKAHKKGLMQQLFPFAQAIEA
- a CDS encoding anticodon nuclease yields the protein MSEKPKIHRFNDMRKLVARLRDDLNGGNQDFVLLYAYNGTGKTRLSMAFKDAGKKQISRPMNVNDHVNQALTITETVSDTLYFNAFTEDLFSWDNDLEKDSERRLHINTHSKFFKGLKDLALDERIGYYLGRYADFLFDIDYDQWTVSFRKGEDARHIKISRGEENIFIWCLFMAICERVIDGLETYAWVKYLYIDDPITSLDDNNAIAVASDLAKLLRKAKSRTRPEAVVADGPGEVDMAPRMVPAPIKAVVSSHHALFFNVVCNELKKDAHKKYLLQRPERGTAYTLRATDDTPFFHHVSMLAELQKAAHGGTLYTYHFNMLRSILEKTATFFGRDDFSACIHGLDDAELFSRALNLLSHGKYDIYQPSVMVDDNKKLFRQILDAFLGRYEFVLPEVFEPPAKRRAGAPAA